One window from the genome of Aeromonas sp. FDAARGOS 1405 encodes:
- a CDS encoding MOSC domain-containing protein, with protein sequence MRISFFSGRGTELVPGLTSAIHKQPISAPVRCTFAGLEGDEQCDTRHHGGPDRALHYYPADHYLWWQTWQTALGLPAPRTAWQPAAFGENLSGLGLTEVQACIGDVYRLGEALIQISQPRSPCFKLNQRFGYGQMSQVMQLNGRCGWLLRVLEEGRVSPESAMELVDRPYPELTVKRTADILFNQVRNEADLLMLLENPALSPNWRQHAADWLEHGTVADWQRRLLGPASLRLA encoded by the coding sequence ATGCGGATCTCCTTTTTCAGTGGTCGTGGCACCGAGCTGGTGCCCGGCCTCACCAGCGCCATTCACAAGCAACCGATCTCTGCACCAGTTCGCTGTACCTTTGCCGGTCTGGAAGGGGATGAGCAGTGTGACACGCGCCACCACGGTGGCCCGGATCGGGCGCTCCACTACTATCCGGCCGATCACTATCTCTGGTGGCAGACCTGGCAAACCGCGCTGGGCTTGCCTGCGCCACGTACAGCCTGGCAACCTGCCGCCTTTGGCGAGAACCTCTCCGGTCTCGGGCTGACCGAGGTGCAAGCCTGCATTGGCGATGTCTATCGACTCGGCGAGGCGCTGATCCAGATCAGCCAGCCGAGATCCCCCTGTTTCAAGCTCAACCAGCGCTTTGGCTATGGCCAGATGTCGCAGGTGATGCAACTGAATGGCCGTTGTGGCTGGCTGCTGCGGGTGCTGGAGGAGGGGAGGGTGTCGCCGGAGTCGGCCATGGAGCTGGTAGACAGACCCTATCCCGAACTGACGGTGAAGCGCACGGCGGATATCCTATTCAATCAGGTGCGCAATGAAGCGGATCTGCTGATGTTGCTGGAGAATCCGGCCCTTTCCCCCAACTGGCGCCAGCATGCAGCCGACTGGCTGGAGCATGGCACTGTGGCTGACTGGCAGCGCCGTCTGCTGGGACCGGCATCCCTGCGCCTGGCCTGA
- a CDS encoding ABC transporter permease subunit, with protein MRRFGFAKLMLWLGLLFIYLPMIIMVIYSFNASKLVTVWGGWSLKWYFGLLDNKQLIGSVFRSLEIAFYTAIAAVALGTVAAFVLTRIPHFRGRTLFGGMVTAPLVMPEVITGLSLLLLFVAMAQLVGWPAERGMLTIWIAHTTFCTAYVAIVVSARLRELDLSIEEAAMDLGAKPWKVFFLITIPMIAPSLAAGGMMSFALSLDDLVLASFVSGPGSTTLPMEVFSAVRLGVKPEINAVASLILLSVSLFTFGSWYLMAKAEKRRRAEIAMSNQMQAVA; from the coding sequence ATGAGACGTTTCGGTTTTGCCAAGCTGATGCTCTGGCTTGGGCTGCTGTTTATCTACCTGCCCATGATCATCATGGTGATCTACTCCTTCAACGCCTCCAAGCTGGTGACGGTGTGGGGCGGATGGTCACTCAAGTGGTACTTCGGCCTGCTCGACAACAAGCAGCTGATTGGATCCGTGTTCCGCTCGCTGGAGATCGCTTTTTACACCGCGATCGCCGCGGTGGCGCTGGGGACGGTGGCGGCATTCGTGCTGACCCGAATTCCCCACTTCCGTGGTCGCACCCTGTTCGGTGGCATGGTGACGGCACCGCTGGTGATGCCCGAGGTGATCACCGGTCTGTCGCTGCTGCTGCTGTTCGTGGCGATGGCCCAGCTGGTGGGATGGCCCGCCGAGCGGGGCATGTTGACCATCTGGATCGCGCACACTACCTTCTGTACCGCCTACGTAGCCATCGTTGTGTCGGCGCGGTTGCGGGAGCTGGATCTCTCCATAGAGGAGGCGGCCATGGATCTTGGCGCCAAGCCGTGGAAGGTGTTCTTCCTGATCACCATCCCGATGATCGCCCCCTCGCTGGCAGCAGGCGGCATGATGTCGTTCGCCCTGTCGCTGGATGATCTGGTGCTGGCGAGCTTCGTCTCCGGCCCGGGCTCCACTACCTTGCCGATGGAGGTCTTCTCGGCGGTACGGCTCGGGGTGAAACCCGAGATCAACGCGGTAGCCAGCCTGATCCTGCTGTCGGTATCGCTCTTTACCTTCGGCAGCTGGTATCTGATGGCCAAGGCGGAGAAGCGCCGTCGCGCCGAGATCGCCATGAGCAACCAGATGCAGGCAGTCGCCTGA
- a CDS encoding ABC transporter permease subunit produces the protein MKILQRLKRGGGRRLVIGIPFFWLFLFFLLPFVIVVKISFAEADVAIPPYTDVVSWADNQLTILLNMGNYLLLQEDELYIAAYLGSLKMAFVSTLLCLLIGYPMAYSIARANKETQTVLLLLIMMPTWTAILIRVYAWMGILSNNGLLNSVLLGIGLIDEPLQILNTNLAVYIGIVYSYLPFMVLPLYANLVKHDQSLLEAASDLGARNLTRFWQITVPLSKNGIIAGCMLVFIPVVGEFVIPEMLGGPETLMIGKVLWQEFFNNRDWPVASALAVVMLAVLIIPIILFNRNQAKELEGKA, from the coding sequence ATGAAGATCTTGCAACGACTGAAGCGGGGCGGAGGGCGCCGGCTGGTGATCGGCATCCCCTTCTTCTGGCTGTTCCTCTTCTTCCTGCTGCCCTTTGTCATAGTGGTAAAAATCAGTTTTGCGGAAGCGGATGTGGCGATCCCGCCCTACACCGACGTGGTGAGCTGGGCCGACAATCAGCTCACCATCCTGCTCAATATGGGGAACTACCTGCTGCTGCAGGAGGATGAGCTCTATATCGCAGCCTATCTGGGCTCCCTCAAGATGGCCTTCGTCAGCACCCTGCTCTGCCTGTTGATTGGCTATCCGATGGCCTACTCCATCGCTCGGGCCAACAAGGAGACCCAGACCGTTCTGCTGTTGCTGATCATGATGCCGACCTGGACCGCCATTCTGATCCGGGTCTATGCGTGGATGGGGATCCTCAGTAACAACGGCCTGCTCAACAGCGTCTTGCTGGGGATCGGGCTGATTGACGAACCGCTGCAGATCCTCAATACCAACCTAGCGGTCTATATCGGCATCGTTTACTCCTATCTGCCCTTCATGGTGCTGCCGCTTTACGCCAATCTGGTCAAACACGATCAGAGCCTGCTGGAGGCGGCCTCCGACCTAGGGGCCCGCAACCTGACCCGTTTCTGGCAGATCACTGTGCCGCTCTCCAAAAACGGCATTATCGCCGGCTGCATGCTGGTGTTTATTCCGGTGGTGGGGGAGTTCGTTATTCCGGAAATGCTGGGTGGCCCGGAGACCCTGATGATCGGTAAGGTGCTATGGCAGGAGTTCTTCAACAACCGCGACTGGCCGGTCGCCTCTGCACTGGCGGTGGTGATGCTGGCGGTGCTGATCATTCCGATCATCCTCTTCAACCGTAACCAGGCCAAAGAGCTGGAGGGCAAGGCATGA
- the potA gene encoding polyamine ABC transporter ATP-binding protein gives MAIASSAYKKALEGSQQRKEVLVKIDRVSKQFDETLAVDNVSLNIHKGEIFALLGGSGSGKSTLLRMLAGFERPTEGRLFLDGVDITDMPPYERPINMMFQSYALFPHMTVAQNIAFGLKQDGLPKAEIDARVEEMLKLVQMTQYARRKPHQLSGGQRQRVALARSLAKRPKLLLLDEPMGALDKKLRSKMQLELVEIIERVGVTCVMVTHDQEEAMTMAERIAIMHHGCIEQIGSPMDIYETPASRLVCEFIGNVNLFDGLLVEDEQDHAIIACADLEQPIYVGHGISSRAENKKVTYALRPEKLLMSLQKPAEIEHPDFNWTKGEVYDIAYLGGHSVYHIQLPSGKIVQAFIANAERHGKRPTWDDQVFLYWEDDSGVVLQS, from the coding sequence ATGGCGATAGCCTCCAGTGCCTACAAGAAAGCCCTTGAGGGCAGCCAGCAACGCAAAGAAGTGCTGGTAAAAATAGACAGGGTTAGCAAGCAGTTCGATGAAACCCTGGCGGTCGATAATGTTTCCCTGAATATTCACAAGGGGGAGATCTTCGCCCTGCTGGGAGGATCCGGTTCCGGTAAATCGACCTTGCTGCGGATGCTGGCAGGGTTCGAGCGCCCGACCGAAGGGCGTCTGTTCCTCGACGGGGTGGATATCACCGATATGCCCCCCTATGAACGCCCCATCAACATGATGTTCCAGTCCTACGCCCTGTTTCCCCATATGACGGTGGCACAGAATATTGCTTTCGGTCTCAAGCAGGATGGCCTGCCCAAGGCCGAGATCGACGCCCGTGTCGAAGAGATGCTCAAGCTGGTACAGATGACCCAGTATGCCCGTCGCAAGCCTCACCAGCTCTCCGGTGGCCAGCGCCAGCGGGTAGCGCTGGCCCGTTCGCTGGCGAAACGTCCCAAGTTGCTGCTGCTTGATGAGCCGATGGGGGCGCTCGACAAGAAGCTGCGCTCCAAGATGCAGCTGGAGCTGGTGGAGATCATCGAGCGGGTCGGGGTTACCTGTGTCATGGTGACCCACGATCAAGAAGAGGCCATGACCATGGCGGAGCGGATCGCCATCATGCATCACGGTTGTATCGAGCAGATCGGTAGCCCGATGGATATCTACGAAACCCCGGCCAGTCGGCTGGTGTGCGAGTTCATCGGCAACGTCAACCTGTTCGACGGCCTGCTGGTGGAGGATGAGCAGGACCACGCCATCATCGCCTGTGCCGATCTGGAGCAGCCCATCTATGTGGGCCACGGGATCAGCTCCCGTGCCGAGAACAAGAAGGTGACCTACGCCCTGCGGCCGGAGAAGCTGCTGATGAGCCTGCAAAAGCCGGCCGAAATCGAGCATCCGGACTTCAACTGGACCAAGGGCGAGGTCTATGACATCGCTTATCTGGGCGGACACTCGGTGTACCACATCCAGCTGCCCTCGGGCAAAATCGTTCAGGCTTTCATCGCCAATGCCGAACGCCACGGCAAGCGGCCAACCTGGGATGACCAGGTGTTCCTCTACTGGGAAGATGACAGCGGCGTGGTGCTGCAATCATGA
- a CDS encoding polyamine ABC transporter substrate-binding protein → MNTTRLLTIALTMGLANAVQAAPVLHFYNWSDYIGETTLSDFQQETGIKTVYDVFDSNETLEGKLLTGRTGYDLVVPSNNFLSKQIKAGAFQKLDKSLLPNLANLDPVLLKQLEKVDPGHQYAVPYLWGTNGIGYNVDKIKAVLGVDKIDSWAAIFEPENMEKLSRCGVAFLDSADEMIPAALNYLGLNPNSQDAADIKRAEAQLLKVRPYVAYFHSSKYIGDLANGDICVAAGFSGDILQAAARADEAGKGVKIAYSIPKEGGNLWFDMMAIPSDATNVKEAHALINYVLQPEVIAKVSNYVGYANPNAKAGEFMDETVRNDEGVYPPQAVLERLYVQEAHSRAVQRQITRSWSKIKSGT, encoded by the coding sequence GTGAATACAACCAGATTGCTAACCATAGCGCTGACCATGGGATTGGCGAATGCAGTCCAGGCAGCCCCTGTGCTCCATTTCTACAACTGGTCTGACTATATCGGCGAGACCACCCTCAGCGATTTCCAGCAGGAGACCGGGATCAAGACCGTCTATGACGTATTTGACTCCAACGAAACCCTGGAAGGCAAGTTGCTGACCGGACGGACCGGTTACGATCTGGTGGTGCCCTCAAATAATTTCCTCTCCAAGCAGATCAAGGCGGGGGCTTTCCAGAAGCTGGACAAGAGCTTGCTGCCCAATCTGGCCAACCTGGATCCCGTGCTGCTCAAGCAGCTCGAGAAGGTGGATCCGGGCCATCAGTACGCGGTGCCCTATCTGTGGGGAACCAACGGCATCGGCTACAACGTCGACAAAATCAAGGCGGTGCTGGGGGTCGACAAGATCGACTCCTGGGCGGCCATCTTCGAGCCGGAAAACATGGAGAAGCTCTCCCGTTGCGGCGTCGCCTTCCTCGACTCGGCAGACGAGATGATCCCGGCTGCCCTCAACTACCTTGGACTGAACCCCAACAGCCAGGACGCGGCCGATATCAAGCGCGCCGAGGCGCAGTTGCTCAAGGTGCGCCCCTATGTGGCCTACTTCCACTCCTCCAAATACATAGGTGATCTCGCCAACGGCGATATCTGTGTGGCAGCGGGCTTTTCCGGCGACATCTTGCAGGCGGCAGCCCGTGCCGACGAGGCCGGCAAGGGGGTGAAGATTGCCTACAGCATTCCTAAAGAGGGGGGCAATCTCTGGTTTGACATGATGGCGATCCCGTCTGATGCCACCAATGTCAAAGAGGCACATGCTCTCATCAACTATGTTCTGCAGCCCGAGGTGATCGCCAAGGTCAGCAATTATGTGGGCTATGCGAATCCCAATGCCAAGGCTGGCGAGTTCATGGATGAGACGGTGCGCAATGATGAGGGGGTTTATCCGCCTCAGGCTGTGCTGGAGCGGCTCTATGTGCAGGAGGCACATTCCCGCGCGGTACAGCGTCAAATCACCCGGAGTTGGAGCAAGATCAAGTCCGGTACCTGA
- a CDS encoding extracellular solute-binding protein gives MSFKTGVIAASVALVMASAGAMAEEKVLHVYNWSDYIAPDTLENFQKETGIKVVYDVFDSNEVLEAKLLAGKSGYDIVVPSNPFLAKQIRAGVFQKLDKSKLSNWQNMDTDLLKALDPSDPGNQYSIPYLWGTIGYAYNAEKVKAVLGADAPLNSWDLVFKPENMAKLKECGVSFLDSPTEMLPAALQYLGFKPDSQKPDELKKAEELFLSIRPYTAYFHSSKYISDLANGNLCVAVGYSMDLQQSKARAAEAKNGVALTYTIPKEGAGSFFDMIAIPADAKNVEAAHTFINYLMKPDVIANITNQVQAPNGNKAATPLVDEAIRTDPGVYPDSATLQKIYTFPDLPAKVQRLMTRSWTKIKSGK, from the coding sequence ATGTCTTTCAAAACGGGAGTGATCGCTGCCTCTGTGGCTCTGGTCATGGCAAGTGCCGGAGCAATGGCTGAAGAGAAGGTGTTGCACGTCTACAACTGGAGCGACTATATCGCCCCGGATACCCTGGAAAACTTCCAGAAGGAGACGGGCATCAAGGTGGTTTATGACGTGTTTGACAGCAACGAGGTACTGGAAGCCAAGTTGCTGGCTGGTAAATCCGGCTACGACATCGTGGTGCCGTCCAACCCCTTCCTGGCCAAACAGATCAGGGCTGGCGTGTTCCAGAAGCTGGACAAGTCCAAGCTCTCCAACTGGCAAAATATGGATACCGACCTGCTCAAGGCGCTCGACCCGAGCGATCCGGGCAACCAGTACTCCATCCCCTATCTGTGGGGCACCATCGGTTATGCCTACAATGCCGAGAAGGTGAAGGCCGTACTGGGGGCCGATGCGCCGCTCAACTCCTGGGATCTGGTGTTCAAGCCGGAGAACATGGCCAAGCTGAAGGAGTGCGGCGTCTCCTTCCTCGACTCGCCGACCGAAATGTTACCGGCCGCCCTGCAATATCTGGGCTTCAAACCGGATAGCCAGAAGCCGGACGAGCTGAAGAAGGCCGAGGAGCTGTTCCTCTCCATTCGTCCCTATACCGCCTATTTCCACTCCTCCAAGTACATCTCGGATCTGGCCAACGGCAACTTGTGTGTTGCTGTCGGTTACTCCATGGATTTGCAGCAGTCCAAGGCGCGGGCGGCGGAAGCCAAAAATGGCGTGGCACTTACCTACACCATTCCGAAAGAGGGGGCAGGCAGCTTCTTTGACATGATCGCCATCCCGGCGGATGCCAAGAACGTCGAGGCGGCCCACACCTTCATCAACTATCTGATGAAGCCCGACGTGATCGCCAACATCACCAATCAGGTGCAGGCGCCTAACGGCAACAAGGCTGCGACCCCGCTGGTTGACGAGGCGATCCGTACCGATCCGGGGGTTTATCCGGACTCTGCAACCTTGCAGAAGATCTACACCTTCCCGGATCTGCCGGCCAAGGTGCAGCGTCTGATGACCCGCAGCTGGACCAAGATCAAGTCCGGTAAGTAA
- a CDS encoding aspartate aminotransferase family protein, translated as MQQTTREWQQQDASHHLHPFTDFQALNKKGSRIITKASGVYLEDSEGKRILDGMAGLWCVNMGYGRQELVDAATRQMQQLPYYNLFFQTAHPPVIELATLLAEVTPSHLNHVFFTGSGSECNDTVLRMVRHYWASKGQPEKQVIISRHNAYHGSTVAGASLGGMKGMHAQGGLPIPGIVHIDQPYHFGEGQGMSAHEFGLERARQLEQKILELGVEKVAAFIGEPIQGAGGVIIPPDSYWPEIQRICDHYGILLIADEVICGFGRTGHWFASEGFGIKPDLMCLAKGITSGYLPLGAVMVSDRVAKGLVEEGGEFNHGFTYSGHPVSCAVAVANIQLMQKESIVKRVHDTIGPYLQRRWAELADHPLVGETRGRGLVAALEIVQDKQTNRRFPAHANAGMTCREFCFNNGLVMRAVGDTMIISPPLVITEEQVDELVKLARLSLDLTAAKLKG; from the coding sequence ATGCAACAGACTACCCGTGAGTGGCAGCAGCAGGATGCCAGCCACCACCTGCACCCCTTTACCGACTTTCAGGCTCTGAACAAGAAGGGCAGCCGTATCATCACCAAAGCCAGTGGCGTCTATCTGGAAGACTCCGAAGGCAAGCGCATTCTGGACGGCATGGCGGGGCTTTGGTGCGTCAATATGGGCTATGGTCGGCAGGAGCTGGTGGATGCTGCCACCCGTCAGATGCAGCAGTTGCCCTACTACAACCTCTTCTTCCAGACCGCGCACCCGCCGGTGATCGAGCTGGCCACCTTGCTGGCCGAAGTGACGCCATCCCATCTCAACCATGTCTTCTTTACCGGCTCCGGCTCCGAGTGCAACGACACCGTGCTGCGGATGGTGCGCCACTACTGGGCCAGCAAGGGGCAACCGGAAAAACAGGTGATCATCAGCCGCCACAACGCCTATCACGGCTCCACCGTGGCGGGGGCGAGTCTGGGTGGCATGAAAGGGATGCATGCCCAGGGTGGTCTGCCCATTCCCGGCATAGTGCACATCGACCAGCCTTATCACTTCGGTGAGGGGCAGGGGATGAGTGCCCACGAGTTCGGGCTGGAGCGGGCCCGTCAGCTGGAGCAGAAGATTCTGGAGCTGGGGGTGGAGAAGGTGGCCGCCTTTATCGGCGAGCCGATCCAGGGGGCGGGCGGTGTCATCATTCCGCCTGACAGCTACTGGCCGGAGATCCAGCGCATCTGCGATCACTACGGCATTTTGCTGATAGCCGACGAGGTGATCTGCGGCTTTGGCCGTACCGGCCACTGGTTTGCCAGCGAAGGGTTTGGCATCAAGCCGGATCTGATGTGTCTGGCCAAGGGGATTACCTCCGGTTATCTGCCGCTCGGCGCTGTGATGGTGAGTGACCGGGTTGCCAAGGGGCTGGTGGAAGAGGGGGGCGAGTTCAACCACGGCTTCACCTACTCGGGCCATCCGGTCTCTTGCGCGGTGGCGGTGGCCAATATCCAGCTTATGCAAAAGGAGAGCATAGTTAAGCGAGTGCATGATACCATCGGCCCCTATTTGCAGCGCCGCTGGGCAGAGCTGGCTGACCACCCGCTGGTGGGTGAAACCCGTGGCCGCGGGCTGGTCGCAGCCCTGGAAATCGTCCAGGACAAGCAGACCAACCGGCGTTTCCCGGCCCATGCCAATGCCGGGATGACTTGCCGGGAATTCTGTTTTAACAATGGCTTGGTGATGAGGGCGGTAGGCGATACCATGATCATATCGCCCCCCTTGGTGATCACCGAGGAACAGGTTGATGAATTGGTCAAGCTAGCCAGGCTCAGTCTGGATCTGACAGCCGCCAAGCTGAAGGGTTGA
- a CDS encoding glutamine synthetase family protein — protein MDSIKGWMESNRITEVECLFPDFTGNARGKIIPANKFLREGGMRLPEVIFTQTVTGEYPDDDSMIDPLERDMQLYPDPNTIRFVPWALEPTAQVIHDCYDVNGKLIDIAPRSVLRRVLSFYEAQGWKPVVAPELEFYLVTRNEDPDYPLMPPVGRNGRPETARQSFSIDAVNEFDPIFEDMYDYCEAQELEVDTLIHESGAAQMEINFLHGDAIDLADQVFLFKRTMREAAHRHGIYATFMAKPMSNEPGSAMHIHQSLEDMNGRNLFGTPDGGNSELFMHFIAGLQKYTPAVTALLAPNVNSYRRLTFGESAPRNVQWGVENRTCGLRVPFSDPSARRVENRFAGADANPYLALAATLACGYLGMMEKLEPMQEMKSSAYDLPYSLPRSLEEALSHLEQCEPIKEMLGERFTRAFVAVKRKEYETYFGVISRWEREFLLLNV, from the coding sequence ATGGACAGTATCAAGGGCTGGATGGAGAGCAATCGCATCACGGAAGTGGAGTGTCTCTTCCCTGATTTCACCGGCAACGCCCGGGGCAAGATCATCCCAGCCAACAAGTTTTTGCGAGAAGGGGGCATGCGTCTGCCCGAGGTGATCTTCACCCAGACAGTGACCGGCGAATATCCGGATGACGACAGCATGATCGATCCGCTGGAGCGGGACATGCAGCTCTATCCTGACCCCAACACCATCCGTTTCGTCCCTTGGGCGCTGGAACCTACCGCTCAGGTTATCCATGACTGTTACGACGTCAACGGCAAGCTGATCGACATTGCACCTCGCTCCGTACTGCGTCGGGTTCTGTCATTTTACGAGGCTCAGGGCTGGAAGCCGGTGGTGGCGCCCGAGCTGGAGTTCTATCTGGTCACCCGCAACGAAGACCCCGACTATCCACTGATGCCGCCGGTAGGGCGCAACGGCCGTCCGGAGACCGCTCGCCAGTCCTTCAGTATCGATGCGGTCAACGAGTTCGATCCCATCTTCGAAGACATGTATGACTACTGCGAAGCGCAGGAGCTGGAGGTGGATACCCTGATCCACGAGTCCGGTGCTGCCCAGATGGAGATCAACTTCCTGCACGGGGATGCCATCGATCTGGCGGATCAGGTGTTCCTTTTCAAGCGCACCATGCGTGAGGCGGCCCATCGCCACGGCATCTACGCCACCTTTATGGCCAAGCCGATGAGCAACGAGCCGGGCTCCGCCATGCACATCCACCAGAGTCTGGAGGATATGAACGGTCGAAATCTGTTCGGTACCCCGGATGGCGGCAACTCCGAACTCTTCATGCATTTCATCGCAGGTCTGCAGAAGTACACCCCGGCGGTGACAGCCCTGCTGGCTCCCAACGTCAACTCCTACCGCCGCCTCACCTTCGGTGAGAGCGCGCCACGCAACGTCCAGTGGGGTGTCGAGAACCGCACCTGTGGTCTGCGGGTACCCTTCTCCGACCCCAGTGCCCGCCGGGTGGAGAACCGCTTCGCCGGTGCCGATGCCAACCCCTATCTGGCGCTGGCCGCCACCCTGGCGTGCGGCTATCTCGGCATGATGGAGAAGCTGGAGCCCATGCAGGAGATGAAATCCAGCGCCTACGACCTGCCCTACAGTCTGCCCCGCTCGCTGGAGGAGGCGCTCAGCCATCTCGAACAGTGCGAGCCGATCAAGGAGATGTTGGGGGAGCGTTTCACACGCGCCTTTGTCGCGGTCAAACGCAAAGAGTACGAGACCTACTTCGGGGTGATCAGCCGCTGGGAGCGAGAGTTCCTGCTGCTGAACGTCTGA
- a CDS encoding TraR/DksA C4-type zinc finger protein: MCDFMTEDQLAFYKGQIERQIAELEERLNSQASQAIATDTNEMADEIDRASIEEARRLELNRIEHDKLHLRKLRGALKRMNDGDFGYCESCGDEISLKRLQARPESRFCVECQSTKEFNDTHVFRRVA, translated from the coding sequence ATGTGTGATTTCATGACTGAAGACCAACTGGCCTTTTACAAGGGGCAGATCGAGCGGCAGATCGCCGAGCTCGAAGAGCGCCTGAACTCCCAGGCCAGCCAGGCCATCGCCACCGACACCAACGAGATGGCCGATGAAATTGACCGTGCCAGTATCGAGGAAGCCCGCCGTCTGGAGCTGAACCGCATCGAGCACGACAAGCTGCACCTGCGCAAGCTGAGGGGCGCATTGAAGCGAATGAACGATGGAGATTTCGGTTACTGTGAATCTTGTGGTGACGAGATCTCTCTCAAGCGGCTGCAAGCTCGTCCAGAGTCCCGTTTCTGCGTCGAATGCCAGAGCACCAAGGAATTTAACGATACCCACGTGTTCCGCCGCGTCGCCTGA
- a CDS encoding DUF962 domain-containing protein, which yields MKGIQEWFAEYGQSHRHPINVAIHKLAVPGIYLCSLALLWCLPHGPLPEPLNWAAVAAIPVLLFYLQLSFSLFAGMTGLTALGLWLCHQWQGPLLWPAVAGFVLLWIAQFVGHKIEGKRPSFLADLQFLLIGPAWVLASLYRRVRLPY from the coding sequence ATGAAGGGAATCCAGGAGTGGTTTGCGGAGTATGGCCAGAGCCATCGCCATCCGATAAACGTCGCCATCCACAAACTGGCGGTGCCGGGCATCTATCTCTGCTCGCTGGCGCTGCTCTGGTGTCTGCCACACGGGCCCTTGCCAGAGCCCCTCAACTGGGCGGCAGTGGCAGCCATTCCGGTGCTGCTGTTCTATCTGCAGCTGTCGTTTTCGCTGTTCGCGGGGATGACCGGGCTGACCGCGCTGGGACTGTGGCTCTGCCACCAGTGGCAGGGGCCGCTGCTGTGGCCCGCAGTGGCAGGGTTCGTGCTGCTCTGGATAGCCCAGTTTGTCGGCCACAAGATCGAGGGCAAGCGCCCCTCCTTCCTCGCCGACCTGCAATTTCTGCTGATCGGCCCCGCCTGGGTGCTTGCCAGCCTCTATCGTCGCGTGCGCCTTCCCTACTGA